From the genome of Gorilla gorilla gorilla isolate KB3781 chromosome 4, NHGRI_mGorGor1-v2.1_pri, whole genome shotgun sequence, one region includes:
- the LHX1 gene encoding LIM/homeobox protein Lhx1, whose amino-acid sequence MVHCAGCKRPILDRFLLNVLDRAWHVKCVQCCECKCNLTEKCFSREGKLYCKNDFFRCFGTKCAGCAQGISPSDLVRRARSKVFHLNCFTCMMCNKQLSTGEELYIIDENKFVCKEDYLSNSSVAKENSLHSATTGSDPSLSPDSQDPSQDDAKDSESANVSDKEGGSNENDDQNLGAKRRGPRTTIKAKQLETLKAAFAATPKPTRHIREQLAQETGLNMRVIQVWFQNRRSKERRMKQLSALGARRHAFFRSPRRMRPLVDRLEPGELIPNGPFSFYGDYQSEYYGPGGNYDFFPQGPPSSQAQTPVDLPFVPSSGPSGTPLGGLEHPLPGHHPSSEAQRFTDILAHPPGDSPSPEPSLPGPLHSMSAEVFGPSPPFSSLSVNGGASYGNHLSHPPEMNEAAVW is encoded by the exons ATGGTTCACTGTGCCGGCTGCAAAAGGCCCATCCTGGACCGCTTTCTCTTGAACGTGCTGGACAGGGCCTGGCACGTCAAGTGCGTCCAGTGCTGTGAATGTAAATGCAACCTGACCGAGAAGTGCTTCTCCAGGGAAGGCAAACTCTACTGCAAGAACGACTTCTTCCG gTGTTTCGGTACCAAATGCGCAGGCTGCGCGCAGGGCATCTCCCCTAGCGACCTGGTGCGGAGAGCGCGGAGCAAAGTGTTTCACCTGAACTGCTTCACCTGCATGATGTGTAACAAGCAGCTCTCCACTGGCGAGGAACTCTACATCATCGACGAGAATAAGTTCGTCTGCAAAGAGGATTACCTAAGTAACAGCAGTGTTGCCAAAGAGAACAGCCTTCACTCGG CCACCACGGGCAGTGACCCCAGTTTGTCTCCGGATTCCCAAGACCCGTCGCAGGACGACGCCAAGGACTCGGAGAGCGCCAACGTGTCGGACAAGGAAGGGGGTAGCAACGAGAATGACGACCAGAACCTGGGCGCCAAGCGGCGGGGACCGCGCACCACCATCAAAGCCAAGCAGCTGGAGACGCTGAAGGCCGCCTTCGCTGCTACACCCAAGCCCACCCGCCACATCCGCGAGCAGCTGGCGCAGGAGACCGGCCTCAACATGCGCGTCATTCAG GTCTGGTTCCAGAACCGGCGCTCCAAGGAGCGGAGGATGAAGCAGCTGAGCGCCCTGGGCGCCCGGCGCCACGCCTTCTTCCGCAGTCCGCGCCGGATGCGGCCGCTGGTGGACCGCCTGGAGCCGGGCGAGCTCATCCCCAACGGTCCCTTCTCCTTCTACGGAG ATTACCAGAGCGAATACTACGGGCCCGGGGGCAACTACGACTTCTTCCCGCAAGGCCCCCCGTCCTCGCAGGCCCAGACACCAGTGGACCTACCCTTCGTGCCGTCATCTGGGCCGTCCGGGACGCCCCTGGGTGGCCTGGAGCACCCGCTGCCGGGCCACCACCCGTCGAGCGAGGCGCAGCGGTTTACCGACATCCTGGCGCACCCACCCGGGGACTCGCCCAGCCCCGAGCCCAGCCTGCCCGGGCCTCTGCACTCCATGTCGGCCGAGGTCTTCGGACCCAGCCCGCCCTTCTCGTCGCTGTCGGTCAACGGTGGGGCGAGCTACGGAAACCACCTGTCCCACCCCCCCGAAATGAACGAGGCGGCCGTGTGGTAG